The following nucleotide sequence is from Candidatus Rhabdochlamydia sp. T3358.
GAAGGTCCTTTTCAATCGGCTTTTATCCCCCATTTTATGCAAATACATGTACAAGATAAATCCAGAGCAAATGGTTTTTTTTGTAAGTTAAATCTTTTGATCTCTCTATTTTTAATAGGCTTTATCTTACTGGCAGAAGGAGGCATTGCAGCTTTTTTAACCTTGCCGATTTCAGATGCTAATCGTGAAATCTTAAAACTAACGGCTTGGCTTCTGCCGGGCATTTTATTTATCTGTTTGTATGGTCTCAATATTTCTGTTCTCAATTGTTATGAGTGCTTTTTTGTTCCTAGCTTTGCCCCTTTTATCTGCAATATGACCTGGTGTTTTGCTGCTTTTTTATTACGGCAGCAAGAAACAGATCTAGCTATGCTACATTTAGCAAAATGGGTTGCTCTGGGTTTTTTTGGACAATGGCTGCTTACTCTTGCTCCTACATTAAAATATATTGGGGGTAATTGGAAACAGTGGTTTTATCTACAAATCCCAGAGGAGGTAAAAACATTAGCAAAGACGCTAAGCTTAAGCATCATTGGTGTAGGAGCCATGCAGATCAATTCTTTTGTTGATCCCCTGTTTGCCAGATATATCGATGCAAAAGCTCCTACGTATCTTTGGTATTCTATTCGACTAGAGCAGTTAGCTTTGGCTATTTTTGGAATTGCTTGTGTAAGTACAATTGTTCCTCGTCTTGCAAGATGTTTGAAAAGTGGGCAAATTGAACAGGCGAAAAACCTGTTTAGCTTTGGCTATCAACGGATCATGACGGTGATGATTCCTTGTACTTTTGCCATTCTGGCAGTCGGTACTAGTTCGGTTAATTTATTGTATGGCAGAGGAAATTTTTCTGAAGTAGCCGTAGTAAAAACCACTTTTTGCCTTTGGGCGTATAGTTTGGGCCTTGTTCCAAGCAGTTTAGTGATTTTGTTCTCTGCTATTTTTTACGCGCAGAATAATTTTCGTACACCGATGCTTCTCTCTGTTGCTACAGTTGCTGTCAATATCGTTTTAAATACCCTATTTGTATTCCAGCTGCAATTAGGTGTGATTAGCACTGCTTTGGCAACCAGTATAAGCGCCTACCTTAACTATTGGATTCTCTATAGATTTAGCCAAAAAGCAGGCTGGGAATCTCCCTTATTTTTACCTTTAATAGTCAAAACCATTTTTGCTAGTGCAT
It contains:
- the murJ gene encoding murein biosynthesis integral membrane protein MurJ; translation: MEEKSLRLTIRRFFSGTLLSRISGMGRDLMMAFAFGDHASVAAFMVAFRLSNLLRRLLGEGPFQSAFIPHFMQIHVQDKSRANGFFCKLNLLISLFLIGFILLAEGGIAAFLTLPISDANREILKLTAWLLPGILFICLYGLNISVLNCYECFFVPSFAPFICNMTWCFAAFLLRQQETDLAMLHLAKWVALGFFGQWLLTLAPTLKYIGGNWKQWFYLQIPEEVKTLAKTLSLSIIGVGAMQINSFVDPLFARYIDAKAPTYLWYSIRLEQLALAIFGIACVSTIVPRLARCLKSGQIEQAKNLFSFGYQRIMTVMIPCTFAILAVGTSSVNLLYGRGNFSEVAVVKTTFCLWAYSLGLVPSSLVILFSAIFYAQNNFRTPMLLSVATVAVNIVLNTLFVFQLQLGVISTALATSISAYLNYWILYRFSQKAGWESPLFLPLIVKTIFASAFAALCAFGFSFLLNSPLTRHGSSQFLSFFMQAFAFIVGLFSYAKIFKHKELLELFSDFFLKTSPEIK